One Streptomyces drozdowiczii DNA segment encodes these proteins:
- a CDS encoding OPT/YSL family transporter: MSHHTSPSATAPPPSDSGPAAASSGAGHPRVREPVVFVVLAVLSVVGAVIGADLVAKLGISANTSVVGALIAMLIGRIPLAGLRSMRSVHRQNLAQSAISAATFASANALLTSIAVPYVFGREDLVWPMLAGSFVGLLIDTWVLYRSFGSRLLPADAAWPPGQAAAETIKAGDKGGKRALVLGAGTLVGLGGTLFSLPLSAAGVAFLGNVWALLMFGVGLGLREFSPDLFHTDLGAGYVPHGVMVGAGVVALGQAVVLLVRRRSEQRPAAAATVAGHDETTAYTVDEKALRRALVRGYALFVAGAVLLAVLGGLIGDMSPLGLLGWVLFAAFAALVHELIVGLAAMQSGWFPSFAVTLIFLVLGLLIGIPSVPLALLVGYVSATGPAFADMGYDLKAGWLLRREHRPWDPYEREGRREQFRAALIGFAAALVVVAVLWQSYFRQGLIPPVAKVYADTVKNGLGEPGVLRTLLLWAIPGAAIQLIGGTRRQMGVMLATGLLILTPNACWMVLAALAVRVGYRRWRGPAADEELNLVGAGLIAGSSLGDSAQIIKAS; encoded by the coding sequence GTGTCGCATCACACCTCGCCGTCGGCCACCGCGCCGCCGCCCTCCGACTCCGGCCCCGCCGCCGCATCCTCCGGCGCCGGCCACCCCCGCGTGCGCGAACCCGTCGTGTTCGTCGTCCTCGCCGTGCTGTCCGTCGTCGGCGCCGTCATCGGCGCGGACCTCGTCGCCAAGCTGGGGATCTCCGCCAACACCTCGGTCGTCGGCGCCCTGATCGCCATGCTCATCGGCCGCATCCCGCTCGCCGGGCTGCGCTCGATGCGCTCCGTGCACCGGCAGAACCTCGCCCAGAGCGCCATCTCCGCCGCCACCTTCGCCTCCGCCAACGCGCTGCTCACCTCGATCGCGGTGCCGTACGTCTTCGGGCGCGAGGACCTGGTGTGGCCGATGCTGGCCGGCTCCTTCGTGGGCCTGCTCATCGACACCTGGGTGCTCTACCGCTCCTTCGGCTCCCGGCTGCTGCCCGCCGACGCGGCCTGGCCGCCCGGGCAGGCCGCCGCCGAGACGATCAAGGCCGGTGACAAGGGCGGGAAGCGGGCCCTGGTGCTCGGCGCGGGCACGCTCGTGGGGCTCGGCGGAACGCTGTTCAGCCTGCCGCTGTCCGCCGCCGGTGTCGCCTTCCTCGGCAACGTCTGGGCGCTGCTCATGTTCGGTGTGGGGCTCGGTCTGCGCGAGTTCAGCCCCGACCTGTTCCACACCGACCTCGGGGCCGGGTACGTGCCGCACGGCGTGATGGTCGGCGCGGGCGTCGTCGCGCTCGGCCAGGCGGTCGTGCTGCTGGTCCGCCGCCGCTCGGAGCAGCGGCCCGCTGCCGCGGCGACCGTCGCGGGACACGACGAGACGACCGCGTACACCGTTGACGAGAAGGCACTGCGCCGGGCGCTCGTACGTGGCTACGCCCTGTTCGTCGCCGGGGCCGTGCTGCTCGCCGTCCTCGGTGGGCTGATCGGTGACATGAGCCCGCTGGGGCTGCTCGGCTGGGTGCTGTTCGCCGCGTTCGCCGCACTCGTGCACGAGCTGATCGTCGGGCTCGCCGCGATGCAGTCCGGCTGGTTCCCGTCGTTCGCCGTCACCCTGATCTTCCTGGTCCTGGGGCTGCTCATCGGCATCCCGTCGGTGCCGCTCGCGCTCCTGGTCGGTTACGTGTCGGCCACCGGCCCCGCCTTCGCCGACATGGGCTACGACCTGAAGGCCGGGTGGCTGCTGCGCCGCGAGCACCGGCCCTGGGACCCGTACGAGCGGGAGGGGCGCCGCGAGCAGTTCCGCGCGGCCCTCATCGGCTTCGCCGCGGCGCTCGTCGTGGTGGCCGTCCTGTGGCAGTCGTACTTCAGGCAGGGGCTGATCCCGCCCGTGGCCAAGGTCTACGCCGACACCGTCAAGAACGGCCTGGGCGAGCCGGGTGTGCTGCGCACCCTGCTGCTGTGGGCCATCCCCGGCGCCGCCATCCAGCTGATCGGCGGCACCAGGCGGCAGATGGGCGTCATGCTCGCGACCGGCCTGCTGATCCTCACCCCGAACGCCTGCTGGATGGTCCTCGCCGCACTCGCCGTGCGCGTCGGCTACCGCAGGTGGCGCGGGCCCGCCGCCGACGAGGAACTGAACCTGGTCGGCGCCGGCCTCATCGCGGGCAGCTCCCTGGGCGACTCCGCCCAGATCATCAAGGCGAGCTGA
- a CDS encoding IclR family transcriptional regulator — protein MNEVNGASAGGTAHEAGRHDDADFLAPPQPGVLQGADRALLALLSFTERRPEWGVSEMARRHGWDKAVAQRILTTLASRSFLTCDTTTRRYRLGPAVSRLARAGEHSGVLPSLVRPILAGLLRETGESVVLNVPQGAGYRCAAAVDGTGPVRYTAILGAVMPGHAGASGHAIFAHYSEAEIRRLFGATPLQRFNDHTVTGLDTLLARYADVRSRGYSVSHGEYDEAVAAVAAPVFQAGSIAASLTVIGPAHRVTRAVDRITELVLAGAEEATAAFGS, from the coding sequence ATGAACGAGGTGAACGGCGCGTCCGCCGGCGGCACCGCACACGAGGCCGGCCGGCACGACGACGCGGACTTCCTGGCCCCGCCCCAGCCCGGCGTGCTTCAGGGAGCGGACCGCGCCCTGCTCGCCCTGCTGTCGTTCACCGAGCGGCGCCCCGAGTGGGGAGTGAGCGAGATGGCGCGCAGGCACGGCTGGGACAAGGCGGTCGCGCAGCGCATCCTCACCACGCTCGCCTCCCGCTCCTTCCTGACCTGCGACACCACCACCCGCCGCTACCGGCTCGGGCCCGCCGTGTCCCGGCTGGCGCGCGCCGGGGAGCACAGCGGTGTGCTGCCGTCGCTGGTCCGGCCGATCCTCGCCGGGCTGCTGCGGGAGACCGGCGAGAGCGTCGTACTGAACGTGCCGCAGGGCGCGGGATACCGGTGCGCGGCCGCCGTCGACGGCACCGGACCGGTCCGCTACACGGCGATCCTCGGTGCCGTGATGCCCGGCCACGCCGGCGCTTCCGGCCACGCCATCTTCGCCCACTACTCCGAGGCGGAGATCCGCCGCCTGTTCGGAGCCACCCCGCTCCAACGCTTCAACGACCACACCGTCACCGGCCTCGACACCCTTCTGGCCCGGTACGCGGACGTGCGCTCCCGGGGGTACAGCGTCAGCCACGGCGAGTACGACGAGGCCGTCGCCGCCGTGGCCGCCCCCGTGTTCCAGGCCGGCAGCATCGCCGCCTCGCTCACCGTCATCGGGCCCGCCCACCGCGTCACCCGGGCCGTCGACCGCATCACCGAACTCGTTCTGGCCGGGGCCGAGGAGGCCACGGCCGCCTTCGGCTCCTGA
- a CDS encoding calcium-binding protein → MNRNRAAVSAVAVTLLSVGFAVGPAATGAVAAPVSEAKARVGADWGTQSIVFTAAAGQTNDLHIYSMYTSDGIRRIGFRDAVPLEPGEHCAYSGPEDFTVVVCELPAESARPDRIDAFLGDGDDTIAAFDPGMNTVSGGPGDDVLHAHTARTVLGDAGDDMVMGPATLYGGDGMDHLMGDGGNQRMWGGRGDDMIEGYEGDDIVYAGPGDDHVMGGDGRDILLGGSGDDVVHGEGGDDFVCGGTGKDTLDGGDGRDIVLP, encoded by the coding sequence ATGAACCGGAACCGAGCCGCCGTCAGCGCCGTCGCCGTGACCCTGTTATCCGTCGGCTTCGCCGTCGGCCCCGCGGCCACCGGTGCCGTCGCCGCCCCGGTCAGCGAGGCGAAGGCACGCGTCGGGGCCGACTGGGGAACGCAGTCGATCGTCTTCACCGCCGCCGCGGGGCAGACCAACGACCTCCACATCTATTCGATGTACACGAGCGACGGGATCCGCCGGATCGGCTTCAGGGACGCGGTCCCGCTGGAACCGGGCGAGCACTGTGCGTACTCCGGTCCCGAGGACTTCACCGTCGTCGTCTGCGAACTGCCCGCCGAGAGCGCCCGGCCCGACAGGATCGACGCATTCCTCGGCGACGGCGACGACACGATCGCCGCCTTCGATCCCGGTATGAACACCGTCAGCGGCGGCCCGGGCGACGACGTATTGCACGCCCACACCGCCCGCACGGTGCTGGGTGACGCCGGGGACGACATGGTCATGGGGCCCGCCACCCTGTACGGCGGCGACGGCATGGACCACCTGATGGGCGACGGCGGGAACCAGCGGATGTGGGGCGGCCGCGGCGACGACATGATCGAGGGCTACGAGGGCGACGACATCGTGTACGCGGGCCCCGGCGACGACCACGTCATGGGCGGGGACGGCCGGGACATACTCCTCGGCGGCTCCGGCGACGATGTGGTGCACGGCGAGGGCGGCGACGACTTCGTCTGCGGAGGTACCGGGAAGGACACCCTCGACGGCGGGGACGGCCGCGACATCGTCCTTCCGTAG
- a CDS encoding lytic polysaccharide monooxygenase auxiliary activity family 9 protein yields MLFAVVVGALAWSAPAQAHGTIVDPASRAYKCWETWGSNHMDPAMQTQDPMCWQAWQANSDTMWNWMSALRDGLGGQFQAKTPDGTLCSNNLSRNASLDKPGAWKTTTVGNNFSVHLRDQASHGADYFKVYVSKQGFDPKTQTLGWGNLDFITQTGRYAPATDITFPVQTSGYSGHHVMFVIWQASHLDQAYMWCSDLNFG; encoded by the coding sequence ATGCTGTTCGCCGTCGTCGTCGGCGCCTTGGCCTGGTCGGCACCGGCCCAGGCCCACGGCACGATCGTCGACCCCGCGAGCCGCGCGTACAAGTGCTGGGAGACATGGGGCAGCAACCACATGGACCCGGCCATGCAGACGCAGGACCCCATGTGCTGGCAGGCATGGCAGGCCAACAGCGACACCATGTGGAACTGGATGAGCGCTCTACGGGATGGTCTCGGCGGCCAGTTCCAGGCGAAGACCCCCGACGGGACCCTGTGCAGCAACAACCTGTCCCGGAACGCCAGCCTGGACAAGCCCGGAGCCTGGAAGACGACCACGGTCGGCAACAACTTCTCGGTGCACCTGCGCGACCAGGCGTCCCACGGTGCCGACTACTTCAAGGTCTACGTGAGCAAGCAGGGCTTCGACCCCAAGACCCAGACCCTGGGCTGGGGGAACCTCGACTTCATCACGCAGACCGGCCGCTATGCGCCGGCGACGGACATCACGTTCCCCGTCCAGACCTCCGGCTACAGCGGACACCACGTCATGTTCGTGATCTGGCAGGCATCGCACCTCGACCAGGCATACATGTGGTGCAGCGACTTGAACTTCGGCTGA